The following DNA comes from Vigna radiata var. radiata cultivar VC1973A chromosome 4, Vradiata_ver6, whole genome shotgun sequence.
ATTGATTAATCGCTAAACCATATCATAAACACTAAATAATCCTTCATTAATCTACAATATCCGAACAACACAAACCATATCAGCAAGACTGATTAGATAATTAATCACTCAAACAAGTTGAAACCAAGAACCAAACCAGACTCACCATTTTCCACACAAACTCTTCCCTGATGTCTTTCTCTGCTATAACTGCAGCGGAAAAGCCAAGCACAACAACCTGAATGGAATCCTCCGTAAGCTTAACCACCTTCCCTTCTGAAACCAACAAAACAAATCCTACCAGTTAACGCGACGCATTgatttttcattactttattccttaaacttaaataaataaattaattaaaaaaatggtggaaaagaaaaaaaaaaatacctaaaaGCGTGTTTGGCTTGggagaaaagagcaaaaaattGACCTTGAGTTTGACGCCGAAGTAAGGGTGAACGCCGGAGAGGATCTTAGCGCACGTGTCAAGCGAGTTGACATCGTAGGCCAAAACGACGCCGTCGACAATTTCGCTGAAACTGAAATAGGAGAAGTTAAAGACAAAACGACGACAAGGATTGTGACGTTTTGTTAGGGTTTGGAAGCGTACGTGAAAAGCAAGGAGCTGAGTTCGCGGAGAACGGCTTGGGAAACCTGGTTGCTCTTTGAAGGGTGAATGTATACAGTTAAATTCGCGTTCGATACCTTCAAGCCTTCCATTGACGATTGTGCTCCACGCGCCACCCAGCTCAGGTGATGAAGTGACACCGCTGTTTGGCTACGAAGGGAATGAGGGGGAAGAAGAAACCAGAGAATTAGGTTTATACACTTTTTAGTACCCAAAATACCCTCTACCACTCTCTTTTGGGTTGATTAATTTGACTTCAGACACATTTAAACTACAACAATTCAAGAGGAAAATAGaatgaatatttgaaaaactaggaAAAATCACTGTTTTCGTCTTGTTTTCAAATATTCAGcctaaaaaatcatttaaaaaatactttagttCATTTATGTTAAAAACTAGGCggaataatttatttcatataaaaatatatataagaaaaacagaaaagaaaaaaatatatttcttttagctaaaataatatattatcataactTAAACAACAGTAGATAGATATGTTCTCCTATAATCCGCTATAAAAACCTGATATTTGATAGACGTGACACAATTATAACTCATTATCATATacttttataagttaaattatattaaaaatgaaaaattttaaatattcatccTCTACTTTCTTTCTAATAAGATAATAGATAACGtatatgtaacttttttttaattttaaaataaaaagttgtctaaataaatcaaacataaaattatatatgtttgattttaatatgaaataaaataaaattcaatttaaaaccaaattttaaatttgtaattttacagtatatttttctatttatatatttattcagtCTTATTCTTCTTGCATTATTggatcataataaataattttattatatattaatatataataagtaatataataatatttaaataatttatttcaatacaaTTTAACATCAAGTGGTATCTAAATGTGGTAGATGGCGCTAGATAGTTggttctaaaaaaatatatatatttagatatataaaacaaaatagttttttaatcacttctaaattttgtatattgGATTAGTTTTCATCACGctaaaaaaataggttaaaaccgcgtctttatttttttaaagtattttcaatttggtctctttcttttaaacattcCAAATTGaatccttataagtgctaatttcaaacaaattagtccTTGcagttaaaaattgttaactgtgttaaaattgtgcataAGTGGATAGATAACATGGTTAAAATTCTCtttttgaggtgttaaaattgttcAGAGGTGTTCAAATtctcctctgcacaattttaacacttcaaaaggagaattttaacacGTCATCTACTcactgcacaattttaacaccgttaacaatttttaacagcAGGgataatttgtttcaaattaacacttataaagaCTCAGttgggaaggtttaaaagaaggggaccaaattgggaataccttacaaaaatagggacgccaaaatggttttaacctaaaaaaatatgtatttggaaatatgatttaaataagataatttatttttacataaaaaataaatattatatgacAAAGTaggtaattttgaaattcttaaattttaaaagagttgaaaatttttaaattttatgtgaaaaaaaaataaaattatttgtactctcgtattttttttatttttttaaaattgatttaactataaaaataattgaatatatcGCATGAATATTTACTGACGAACGTAAATctattgataattaataatcattgacagatttattgataaaatttatcaattaagtTACCAACAAATATGTTTGTCAGTAATTATTCGTTATTGATAGATTTATCAACAAATTCTAATAGTTTAATTACTAGTGATAACGTATATTTGCAAAGACTTATGTGAAATTGATTATGAATTTGCGAAATCACTTTCCCTTTTCTCGGCTTCATTAAAAGCCTCCCAATTTCCTAcactcttctcttttttctttagaCTCCGTCGCAGCCTCCTAGTTTCCCTCTTCTCCATTCACTATTTCGACTTCCTCACAGCCTATTAGTTTCCTTTTTATCCATTTCCTTGTAGAGTCTCGTTCCTTCATTGAGAGCCTTGTTCTCTCACCCAATCACTTAGCCTCCTTCACACAACTAGCTTGAGTGCGTCCTTCCCTTATTCGTAGAGCCTTCTTCCCTCATTCGTAACAAAATCTCCTTCATAGAGCCACCTTCGGCACGTCATCCTCCCTCGTTGATTGTTGTGGTTTTGCATTTGGTAAGTCTCTCATTCTTCCATTTTGCAAATGGGTTATCTCGTAACCCTATCCTTTGGATTGCATTTCATGATTGTGTTTGGTTgtgttaaatgattttaatatgctttttttattaaaaaattgtttaattatcCATGTTCCCACTGTATCTCTCGGCTTCTTCCCAAGTAGAACCATGTGCTTACCAACCTTGTGGTTGTCTTCGTGTTTTGGGATGAGTCGTCCATATATTGGTTCTTGTGAATCCTTTGCTTATGTACAAGGAAAAGTGTtgcattttgttgatttggtTTTGGTCATAAtgttaacaataataatttatgtgtTGTTTGAGACATAAGGAACCAAGGCAAAAAAGTTTGTAAGTGTGCGTATTTACAGTAGTACTAAAAGGACAATCAAAGGGTAAGTATTTAGCCCTTGGGTTGGAGTGTTTGGTCTGGCCAAAGTAACAGTATTTATGGTCCTTTCTAGTGATAATTTTCAAGGCTTATTTATGCAGTTTGAAGATCCAATTTAactttaatgaaattattaaatatggtAGCAGTTTAGGCTTATATTGTAGTGCAAAATTTGTTCAGATTAGAAAGGTGTCTTTAGGTCTAAAATGTACAACTTAAGGCCATTTTAGTATGCAGTTAGGGGGCTGGTGATGTTTCTAACCTTGTGCCTATTGACTGTcatatttgaatgaatttaagCTATCCATTTAAAATATACGTGTTGTCCATTTAAACTATATGGCCATTCAATTTGCTTGAGTTTTTTGCCTCTTTCATATGTGTTGTTTTGTGTGTGTGgaaacactatatatatatgacGAAGACACAAGTTTGATTCACTATTTCATGATTATTTCCATGTTAGATTCATGCTTATACATggaaatttagttttaattctcATTTTCAAGTTCCTACCATTTAGTTAGGTTTTGAAGTTTGTTAGTTTTAGGAACTTTAGCATGCACTTTTTAGATTTTggttgttttcaatttttattcattgGTTACTATGTAAGCAACCAACGGAAGAATAGGTAATTAAAAGTTACTTTGCCTACTTAAAACTAGTGAAATAGGAAACATATTGGTTTAACTAATTAAAGTACCTGAACCTATCATGTAGACAACAGGTTTTCAAgttaaacaacaaattttcaagTTAGGCACTAGCATTTTGTCGAAGGAATTGAAGAGTTTGTCCAGATGGCTCgacaatataaatattatgctTTTGATAAAAGGATTGGATGCTTATGCATCAAGTGCAAATgtacaagaatttcaaaatatgaattGGTCAAAGTTCGCTTATACCAAAAAGGTTATATGCCAAATTACAAGATTTAGACACTTTATGGTGAAAAAATTTTATCCACCTCAACTACTCATGAAAATAGGCAGTCGTCAGGTTCGAACACTTTTGTACAAACATCTAAGATGATACAAATTATGTATATGCAAGAGATGGAAAATAACGCTCTTAGTCGAAGACACTCATAGGTTTTACAATTTATTGACAAAAGCATGAGTTTGCATTTGAAGGGTCAACAGATTCAAAATTGACTATGTGCACTAACTTATGGCTTGTAAATCTTATTAGAACGTTCTCAATCAAGCATTGAATTTCATTTCAGGAATCGTTTTAGATCTAACACCACAAAATAATTCATTgccaaaaaattattatgaagcAAAGATATGTGTTTCTAAGTTGGGATTGAAAGCCAAGAAGATTGATTATTGTGTGAATGACTGTATGTTATTTCATGACAATGGCAAAAATGATGTATCCTTGCTTGAATGCAAATTTTGTGGGCAACCTTAGTATTACACAATGCATGCAGGtcaaaggcaaaaaaaaaacaattccaTTGAAGTTCATATTCAACTTGCAGATAATTCCAAGATTACAAAGAATGTTTGCTTCGATACAAACAACAAAACACATGATATGACATGATTGTAACAAAACTCAATGAATGTTAGGTCATCATTTTGATGGGGAAGCTTGGAAGTACTTCAATCGAAAACATTCACCATTTG
Coding sequences within:
- the LOC106758065 gene encoding probable DNA-directed RNA polymerase I subunit RPA43 gives rise to the protein MEGLKVSNANLTVYIHPSKSNQVSQAVLRELSSLLFTFSEIVDGVVLAYDVNSLDTCAKILSGVHPYFGVKLKVNFLLFSPKPNTLLEGKVVKLTEDSIQVVVLGFSAAVIAEKDIREEFVWKMKKGHEVYASRSNKRHVIKVGTMIRFLVKSFDEEILHVYGSLIPDHTGSIHWLDKNLEVVSHADRSEKKKRIQPERVMLEQDAVDGELSTLDFVEKRTSAKRQKHLEES